A window of Formosa sp. Hel1_31_208 contains these coding sequences:
- a CDS encoding nucleoside deaminase, whose protein sequence is MENPFDDIYFMKKALQEAEIAFEKDEIPVGAVIVINDRIIARAHNLTELLNDVTAHAEMQAITAAANFLGGKYLQNCTLYVTLEPCQMCAGALYWSQISKIVYAARDEKRGCINLKSKLHPKTTMIGGILADEASALLKRFFIQRRNLN, encoded by the coding sequence ATGGAAAATCCTTTTGACGATATTTATTTTATGAAAAAGGCCTTACAGGAGGCTGAGATTGCTTTTGAAAAAGATGAAATTCCAGTAGGTGCTGTGATAGTGATTAATGATAGAATTATCGCAAGAGCTCATAACTTAACTGAATTATTAAATGATGTGACTGCCCATGCAGAAATGCAAGCTATTACAGCAGCAGCTAATTTTTTAGGAGGTAAGTACTTGCAAAATTGCACCTTATATGTCACTTTAGAACCCTGTCAAATGTGCGCAGGAGCTTTGTATTGGAGTCAGATTTCTAAAATCGTTTATGCTGCCAGAGATGAAAAACGTGGATGTATTAATTTGAAAAGTAAATTGCATCCAAAGACTACCATGATTGGTGGTATATTAGCTGATGAAGCATCAGCATTATTGAAACGATTTTTTATTCAAAGACGTAATTTGAATTAA
- a CDS encoding 1-deoxy-D-xylulose-5-phosphate synthase: MQKLLDHINLPSDLRQLNQNQLPQLARELRDFIINVVATKEGHLGASLGVIELTLALHYVFNTPEDLLVWDVGHQAYGHKIITGRKERFHTNRQLDGISGFPKRDESTYDTFGVGHSSTSISAALGMAIASQLKGENKHHIAVIGDASIASGMAFEGLNHAGVTAANLLVILNDNAIGIDPSVGALKQYLTNVKKGKEKQDNIFEALNFDYTGPINGHDLPALITELERLKHVKGPKFLHVITTKGKGLKQAEDDQVKYHAPGKFDAKTGDLFPKETIEQAPKFQDVFGHTIVELAKVNKHIIGITPAMPTGSSLKFMMAELPKRAFDVGIAEQHAVTLAAGMATQGLIPFCNIYSTFLQRAYDQVIHDVALQNLPVIFCLDRAGLVGEDGATHHGVFDLAYLRCIPNMIIFAPRNEIELRNIMFTAQLEIAQPIAIRYPRGRGRIINWKQPFTKIEIGKGLRIKKGTEIAVLSIGTIAYNVEEAISISEFGELISHYDMRFVKPLDDLLLHSVFTTYKEIVTLEDGVISGGFGSAILEFASKHKYKTPITNLGVPDNFVEQASVKQQHQSVKIDADNLSMLFKSIILRLS, from the coding sequence GTGCAAAAATTATTAGACCATATCAACCTTCCTTCAGATTTAAGACAATTAAATCAGAATCAACTCCCACAACTCGCTCGTGAGTTACGTGACTTTATTATCAATGTCGTAGCTACCAAAGAAGGTCATCTTGGAGCTAGCTTAGGGGTCATTGAATTGACATTAGCGTTGCACTATGTATTCAACACCCCTGAAGACTTGTTAGTTTGGGATGTTGGTCATCAAGCTTATGGACATAAAATTATTACTGGAAGAAAAGAACGTTTTCATACTAACAGGCAGTTAGATGGCATAAGTGGCTTTCCAAAACGTGATGAAAGCACCTATGACACATTTGGGGTTGGACACTCATCAACATCTATTTCGGCAGCATTAGGCATGGCCATTGCATCTCAACTTAAAGGTGAAAACAAACATCATATTGCTGTGATTGGTGACGCATCTATTGCTAGTGGAATGGCATTTGAAGGGCTTAATCATGCTGGAGTGACTGCTGCAAATCTTTTAGTTATTTTAAACGACAATGCCATAGGTATAGATCCAAGTGTTGGTGCTTTAAAGCAATACTTAACTAATGTTAAAAAAGGAAAAGAAAAACAAGACAACATTTTCGAAGCCTTGAACTTTGACTATACTGGTCCTATTAATGGTCATGATTTACCCGCTTTAATAACAGAATTAGAACGTTTAAAACATGTAAAAGGTCCGAAATTTCTTCATGTAATTACGACCAAAGGAAAAGGCTTGAAACAAGCCGAAGACGACCAAGTAAAATATCATGCTCCTGGGAAATTCGACGCGAAAACAGGTGATCTTTTTCCTAAAGAAACTATTGAACAAGCACCAAAATTTCAGGATGTTTTTGGTCATACTATAGTTGAATTAGCTAAAGTTAATAAACACATAATAGGTATAACACCTGCTATGCCCACTGGAAGTTCTTTAAAGTTTATGATGGCAGAACTTCCAAAACGCGCTTTTGATGTTGGCATTGCCGAACAGCATGCCGTCACTTTAGCGGCAGGAATGGCGACACAGGGTCTCATTCCCTTCTGTAATATTTACTCTACTTTTTTACAGCGTGCTTATGATCAAGTAATTCATGATGTCGCCCTACAAAACCTACCCGTAATATTTTGTTTAGATCGTGCAGGTTTGGTTGGAGAAGATGGCGCCACACATCATGGTGTTTTTGATTTAGCCTATTTACGATGCATTCCAAATATGATTATTTTTGCACCTAGAAACGAAATTGAATTGCGGAACATTATGTTTACGGCTCAATTAGAAATAGCTCAACCCATTGCCATTCGATATCCTCGAGGTCGTGGCCGGATTATAAATTGGAAACAGCCATTTACTAAAATAGAAATAGGAAAAGGTCTACGTATAAAAAAAGGGACTGAAATTGCTGTTTTAAGCATAGGTACAATAGCATATAATGTCGAAGAAGCTATATCTATATCTGAATTCGGAGAATTAATCTCACATTATGATATGCGCTTTGTAAAACCCCTAGATGATTTATTACTGCATTCTGTTTTTACCACATATAAGGAAATAGTAACACTTGAAGATGGTGTTATAAGTGGAGGTTTTGGATCTGCCATTTTAGAATTTGCATCAAAACACAAATATAAAACTCCAATTACAAATTTAGGTGTCCCTGATAATTTTGTAGAACAAGCATCTGTAAAACAACAACATCAATCGGTTAAGATTGATGCTGATAATTTAAGTATGTTATTTAAATCTATTATTCTTCGTCTGTCTTAA
- a CDS encoding cold-shock protein, with protein MTGTVKFFNDSKGFGFITNEETGKDIFVHVSNLNGVELREGDNVEYTEEEGRKGMVAANVQVL; from the coding sequence ATGACTGGAACAGTTAAATTTTTTAATGATTCAAAAGGATTTGGATTCATTACCAACGAAGAAACAGGAAAAGACATTTTCGTTCACGTATCAAACCTTAACGGTGTTGAATTACGTGAAGGCGATAATGTAGAGTACACAGAAGAAGAAGGAAGAAAAGGAATGGTCGCGGCTAACGTGCAGGTTCTTTAA